A single Hippocampus zosterae strain Florida chromosome 17, ASM2543408v3, whole genome shotgun sequence DNA region contains:
- the LOC127590050 gene encoding transmembrane protein 184B-like isoform X1, with translation MSGLWRRDMALSERLANDSPAGLALKAPATMPPQGSNSSFIPETPVVTAEQPIFLMTSTAQTISGFFVWTALLITCHQIYMHLRYYSSPNEQRHIVRILFIVPIYAFDSWLSLLFFTNEEYYVYFDTVRDCYEAFVIYNFLSLCYEYLGGESAIMAEIRGKPIESSCMYGTCCLWGKTYSIGFLRFCKQATLQFCVVKPLMAIITVILQAFGKYKDGDFNVASGYLYVTIIYNISVSLSLYALFLFYFATRELLVPYSPVLKFFMVKSVIFLSFWQGMLLAILEKCGAIPQINSADFSVGEGTVAAGYQNFIICIEMFFAAVALRHAFTYKVYMDKRLDSYGSFPIYGQYGRCAPMKSISSSLKETMNPGDMLQDAIHNFSPAYQQYTQQSTLERGGGPALSRSHSNLSTRGDNEKTLLLSSDDEF, from the exons ATGAGTGGACTCTGGAGGCGAGACATGGCTTTGTCAGAGAGGCTGGCGAATGACTCTCCAGCAGGCCTTGCACTCAAGGCCCCCGCGACGATGCCCCCTCAGGGCTCAAACTCTTCCTTCATACCAGAAACCCCGGTGGTCACCGCAGAGCAGCCCATTTTCCTCATGACCTCTACCGCCCAAACGATatcaggtttttttgtttggacgGCACTGCTGATCACATGTCACCAG ATCTACATGCACCTACGTTACTACAGCTCCCCAAATGAGCAGAGACATATAGTGAGGATTCTCTTCATTGTCCCAATTTATGCCTTTGACTCCTGGCTCAGCCTTCTGTTCTTTACCAATGAGGAGTACTACGTGTACTTTGACACCGTCAGAGACTGCTACGAAG CCTTCGTCATCTACAACTTTCTCAGTCTGTGTTACGAATATCTGGGAGGCGAGAGTGCCATCATGGCTGAAATCAGAGGAAAACCCATTGA GTCGAGTTGCATGTATGGGACCTGTTGTCTGTGGGGCAAGACCTACTCCATTGGCTTCCTCAGGTTCTGCAAACAG GCCACTCTGCAGTTCTGTGTGGTCAAACCACTAATGGCCATCATCACCGTCATTCTCCAGGCCTTTGGGAAATACAAAGATGGCGATTTCAA TGTGGCAAGTGGCTACTTGTACGTGACCATCATCTACAACATCTCAGTCAGCCTGTCGCTGTACGCGCTCTTCCTCTTCTACTTTGCCACAAGAGAGTTACTGGTCCCCTACAGCCCCGTGCTGAAGTTCTTCATGGTCAAGTCTGTCATCTTCCTTTCCTTCTGGCAAG GAATGCTGCTGGCCATTCTTGAGAAGTGTGGTGCCATTCCGCAGATAAACTCTGCTGACTTTTCTGTGGGTGAGGGAACCGTCGCTGCCGGCTACCAGAACTTCATCATTTGCATTGAGATGTTCTTCGCCGCCGTTGCTCTGCGCCACGCCTTCACCTACAAGGTCTATATGGACAAAAGGCTGGATTCATATG GCTCATTTCCGATCTATGGACAGTACG GCCGCTGTGCACCAATGAAGAGCATCTCCAGCAGTCTGAAGGAGACGATGAACCCAGGGGACATGCTTCAAGACGCCATCCATAACTTCTCGCCAGCTTATCAGCAGTATACCCAGCAATCCACCCTGGAGCGAGGCGGAGGGCCAGCTCTTTCTCGCAGCCACAGTAACCTCAGCACCAGAGGGGACAATGAGAAGACGCTGCTGCTCAGCTCTGACGATGAGTTCTGA
- the gga1 gene encoding ADP-ribosylation factor-binding protein GGA1 isoform X2, which translates to MLSPPLRTSSQGRRTNDIRFAVMAAPPDSESLESRINRATNPLNRETDWSSINAFCEQLNNDLEGPQLATRLLAHKIQSPQEWEAMQALVVLESCMKNCGKRFHNEVGKFRFLNELIKVVSPKYLGSRSPEPVKKKVLELIYSWTLGLPDEVKIVDAYQMLKKQGIIKQDPELPPDKLPNLPPPRPKNAIFEDEEKSKMLSRLLNSSHPEDLKAANKLIKEMVQEDQRRAEKVTKRVGAIQEVKESIALLTQLLQDYDANTTNQNNTELIQDLYRRCEKMRPTLFRLASDTEDNDEALAEILQANDSLTHVINLYKQRVKGEIVNSNNALNAQKQTGVETALLDLSGLDTSPQSPPSLPELPTPTDSLNATSQETGLSLLDDELMSLGLSEGTHTSNPPSQPEDSTAWDSFQSSDSIDADTPAAPSLLLSPEPSSHSHPVSPASAPKGSVLDELDLLGKTLLQQSLPPEGLQVKWDKQQVKPTLRDLQSKSGSNLTPNPIPVFNSDRPALPLASEVTGVENPPAEVSLADVFVPLESIKPSSLLPVTVFDGHSLRVLLHFARDSPPCRPDVQVAIISMLSSAPLPVTNINLHISAHKSMAVKLQPPSGTDLPAFNPILPTAAVTQIMLLANPHKVFPSGESSTAVQAEFHFGRAGAQRERQS; encoded by the exons ACCGAGCAACCAACCCACTCAATAGGGAAACCGACTGGAGCAGCATCAATGCGTTCTGTGAACAGCTCAACAATGATTTGGAGGG ACCTCAGCTGGCCACCAGGCTGTTGGCCCACAAGATCCAATCTCCGCAAGAGTGGGAGGCCATGCAGGCTCTCGTG GTTCTGGAGTCGTGTATGAAAAACTGCGGCAAACGGTTTCATAATGAAGTGGGCAAGTTCCGCTTTCTTAACGAGCTCATCAAAGTGGTTTCGCCAAAG TACCTGGGCTCACGCTCACCGGAGCCAGTGAAGAAGAAGGTCTTGGAGTTGATCTACAGCTGGACGTTGGGCTTGCCCGATGAGGTCAAAATCGTAGACGCCTATCAGATGCTAAAGAAACAAG gTATTATCAAACAAGATCCAGAACTGCCCCCCGATAAACTACCCAATCTTCCCCCACCTAGAcctaaaaatgccatttttgaaGATGAAGAAAAGTCCAAA ATGTTGTCTCGCCTGCTGAACAGCTCGCATCCCGAAGACTTGAAGGCCGCCAACAAACTCATCAAGGAAATGGTCCAAGAG GATCAGCGCCGAGCGGAGAAGGTGACCAAGCGGGTGGGCGCCATCCAGGAGGTGAAGGAGAGCATCGCTTTGCTGACTCAGCTCCTGCAGGACTATGACGCCAACAccacaaatcaaaacaacactGAGCTCATACAG GACCTTTACCGGCGCTGCGAAAAAATGAGACCCACACTGTTCAGATTGGCAAGCGATACGGAGGATAACGACGAGGCTTTAG CGGAGATCCTGCAAGCCAACGACAGCTTGACCCACGTCATCAATTTGTACAAGCAGCGGGTGAAAGGGGAGATTGTGAACAGCAACAATGCATTAAATGCACAAAAACAGACAG GAGTGGAGACAGCACTGCTGGATCTGTCTGGCTTGGACACGTCGCCCCAGTCGCCCCCCTCCTTGCCAGAACTCCCGACTCCGACCGACAGCCTCAACGCAACCTCGCAGGAAACTGGCCTCTCCCTACTTGATGATGAGCTCATGTCACTCG GTTTAAGTGAAGGAACACACACTTCCAACCCTCCCTCCCAGCCAGAGGACTCCACAGCCTGGGACTCCTTCCAG TCATCCGACAGTATCGATGCAGACACCCCAGCAGCACCCAGTCTGCTCCTGAGTCCGGAACCTTCTTCCCACTCGCACCCCGTCTCTCCCGCCTCTGCTCCCAAAGGCTCAGTCCTGGACGAGCTCGACTTATTAGGAAAGACGCTGCTGCAGCAATCCCTCCCTCCCGAGGGCCTGCAGGTCAAATG GGACAAACAGCAGGTCAAACCAACTCTGAGAGATCTACAGAGCAAGTCGGGGTCTAATCTCACCCCCAACCCCATCCCGGTCTTCAACTCCGACCGCCCCGCATTGCCCCTCGCCTCTGAGGTCACCGGCGTTGAGAATCCACCTGCTGAGGTCTCCCTCGCCGATGTCTTTGTGCCTCTAGAATCCATTAAACCTA GTAGCCTGCTGCCCGTGACGGTCTTCGACGGGCACAGCCTGCGGGTTCTCCTCCACTTTGCCCGCGATTCGCCGCCGTGTCGCCCCGACGTGCAGGTGGCGATCATCTCCATGCTGTCCTCGGCTCCCCTGCCCGTCACAAACATCAATTTGCACATCTCGGCTCATAAG tcaatggcagtgaaatTGCAGCCGCCATCTGGAACGGATCTGCCGGCGTTCAATCCCATCCTTCCCACTGCTGCTGTTACGCAGATCATGCTCCTGGCCAACCCACACAAAGTATTCCCAAGCG GAGAAAGTTCAACTGCAGTACAAGCTGAGTTTCACTTTGGGCGAGCGGGTGCACAACGAGAGCGGCAGTCTTGA
- the LOC127590050 gene encoding transmembrane protein 184B-like isoform X2: protein MSGLWRRDMALSERLANDSPAGLALKAPATMPPQGSNSSFIPETPVVTAEQPIFLMTSTAQTISGFFVWTALLITCHQIYMHLRYYSSPNEQRHIVRILFIVPIYAFDSWLSLLFFTNEEYYVYFDTVRDCYEAFVIYNFLSLCYEYLGGESAIMAEIRGKPIESSCMYGTCCLWGKTYSIGFLRFCKQATLQFCVVKPLMAIITVILQAFGKYKDGDFNVASGYLYVTIIYNISVSLSLYALFLFYFATRELLVPYSPVLKFFMVKSVIFLSFWQGMLLAILEKCGAIPQINSADFSVGEGTVAAGYQNFIICIEMFFAAVALRHAFTYKVYMDKRLDSYGRCAPMKSISSSLKETMNPGDMLQDAIHNFSPAYQQYTQQSTLERGGGPALSRSHSNLSTRGDNEKTLLLSSDDEF from the exons ATGAGTGGACTCTGGAGGCGAGACATGGCTTTGTCAGAGAGGCTGGCGAATGACTCTCCAGCAGGCCTTGCACTCAAGGCCCCCGCGACGATGCCCCCTCAGGGCTCAAACTCTTCCTTCATACCAGAAACCCCGGTGGTCACCGCAGAGCAGCCCATTTTCCTCATGACCTCTACCGCCCAAACGATatcaggtttttttgtttggacgGCACTGCTGATCACATGTCACCAG ATCTACATGCACCTACGTTACTACAGCTCCCCAAATGAGCAGAGACATATAGTGAGGATTCTCTTCATTGTCCCAATTTATGCCTTTGACTCCTGGCTCAGCCTTCTGTTCTTTACCAATGAGGAGTACTACGTGTACTTTGACACCGTCAGAGACTGCTACGAAG CCTTCGTCATCTACAACTTTCTCAGTCTGTGTTACGAATATCTGGGAGGCGAGAGTGCCATCATGGCTGAAATCAGAGGAAAACCCATTGA GTCGAGTTGCATGTATGGGACCTGTTGTCTGTGGGGCAAGACCTACTCCATTGGCTTCCTCAGGTTCTGCAAACAG GCCACTCTGCAGTTCTGTGTGGTCAAACCACTAATGGCCATCATCACCGTCATTCTCCAGGCCTTTGGGAAATACAAAGATGGCGATTTCAA TGTGGCAAGTGGCTACTTGTACGTGACCATCATCTACAACATCTCAGTCAGCCTGTCGCTGTACGCGCTCTTCCTCTTCTACTTTGCCACAAGAGAGTTACTGGTCCCCTACAGCCCCGTGCTGAAGTTCTTCATGGTCAAGTCTGTCATCTTCCTTTCCTTCTGGCAAG GAATGCTGCTGGCCATTCTTGAGAAGTGTGGTGCCATTCCGCAGATAAACTCTGCTGACTTTTCTGTGGGTGAGGGAACCGTCGCTGCCGGCTACCAGAACTTCATCATTTGCATTGAGATGTTCTTCGCCGCCGTTGCTCTGCGCCACGCCTTCACCTACAAGGTCTATATGGACAAAAGGCTGGATTCATATG GCCGCTGTGCACCAATGAAGAGCATCTCCAGCAGTCTGAAGGAGACGATGAACCCAGGGGACATGCTTCAAGACGCCATCCATAACTTCTCGCCAGCTTATCAGCAGTATACCCAGCAATCCACCCTGGAGCGAGGCGGAGGGCCAGCTCTTTCTCGCAGCCACAGTAACCTCAGCACCAGAGGGGACAATGAGAAGACGCTGCTGCTCAGCTCTGACGATGAGTTCTGA
- the LOC127590055 gene encoding myeloid protein 1-like, whose product MMKNAAPLAALLALVYVCEGATFGQLCQGNLFNTPRTSDIFGQGSYGARRSGRTHKGLDITCGDGSEVYAPFDLTINRQLIVYTDPTKAAINKGLEIRGADLCVKLFYVDPDKSSGQVSKGQRLGIMMPMQSVYPGITSHVHVELCDKSDPTRYF is encoded by the exons atgatgaagaaCGCGGCTCCGCTCGCAGCTCTGCTGG CTCTGGTATATGTGTGTGAGGGGGCGACCTTTGGCCAGCTATGCCAGGGGAATCTCTTCAACACCCCGAGAACATCAGACATTTTTGGTCAAGGCTCCTACGGGGCACGACG TTCGGGGAGGACTCACAAAGGTTTGGACATCACTTGTGGGGACGGTTCGGAGGTCTACGCCCCATTTGATCTCACTATCAATCGGCAACTCATTGT ctacaCTGACCCCACGAAGGCGGCCATCAACAAAGGTCTTGAAATCCGCGGCGCAG ATCTTTGCGTCAAGCTCTTCTATGTGGACCCGGACAAGTCTTCAGGACAAGTGAGCAAGGGTCAGCGTCTGGGCATCATGATGCCCATGCAGAGTGTCTACCCGGGAATCACCTCGCATGTGCATGTGGAGTTGTGCGACAAGAGCGACCCCACAAGATACTTCTGA
- the gga1 gene encoding ADP-ribosylation factor-binding protein GGA1 isoform X1, whose translation MLSPPLRTSSQGRRTNDIRFAVMAAPPDSESLESRINRATNPLNRETDWSSINAFCEQLNNDLEGPQLATRLLAHKIQSPQEWEAMQALVVLESCMKNCGKRFHNEVGKFRFLNELIKVVSPKYLGSRSPEPVKKKVLELIYSWTLGLPDEVKIVDAYQMLKKQGIIKQDPELPPDKLPNLPPPRPKNAIFEDEEKSKMLSRLLNSSHPEDLKAANKLIKEMVQEDQRRAEKVTKRVGAIQEVKESIALLTQLLQDYDANTTNQNNTELIQDLYRRCEKMRPTLFRLASDTEDNDEALAEILQANDSLTHVINLYKQRVKGEIVNSNNALNAQKQTGVETALLDLSGLDTSPQSPPSLPELPTPTDSLNATSQETGLSLLDDELMSLGLSEGTHTSNPPSQPEDSTAWDSFQSSDSIDADTPAAPSLLLSPEPSSHSHPVSPASAPKGSVLDELDLLGKTLLQQSLPPEGLQVKWDKQQVKPTLRDLQSKSGSNLTPNPIPVFNSDRPALPLASEVTGVENPPAEVSLADVFVPLESIKPSSLLPVTVFDGHSLRVLLHFARDSPPCRPDVQVAIISMLSSAPLPVTNINLHISAHKSMAVKLQPPSGTDLPAFNPILPTAAVTQIMLLANPHKEKVQLQYKLSFTLGERVHNESGSLENWPAPDTRGNL comes from the exons ACCGAGCAACCAACCCACTCAATAGGGAAACCGACTGGAGCAGCATCAATGCGTTCTGTGAACAGCTCAACAATGATTTGGAGGG ACCTCAGCTGGCCACCAGGCTGTTGGCCCACAAGATCCAATCTCCGCAAGAGTGGGAGGCCATGCAGGCTCTCGTG GTTCTGGAGTCGTGTATGAAAAACTGCGGCAAACGGTTTCATAATGAAGTGGGCAAGTTCCGCTTTCTTAACGAGCTCATCAAAGTGGTTTCGCCAAAG TACCTGGGCTCACGCTCACCGGAGCCAGTGAAGAAGAAGGTCTTGGAGTTGATCTACAGCTGGACGTTGGGCTTGCCCGATGAGGTCAAAATCGTAGACGCCTATCAGATGCTAAAGAAACAAG gTATTATCAAACAAGATCCAGAACTGCCCCCCGATAAACTACCCAATCTTCCCCCACCTAGAcctaaaaatgccatttttgaaGATGAAGAAAAGTCCAAA ATGTTGTCTCGCCTGCTGAACAGCTCGCATCCCGAAGACTTGAAGGCCGCCAACAAACTCATCAAGGAAATGGTCCAAGAG GATCAGCGCCGAGCGGAGAAGGTGACCAAGCGGGTGGGCGCCATCCAGGAGGTGAAGGAGAGCATCGCTTTGCTGACTCAGCTCCTGCAGGACTATGACGCCAACAccacaaatcaaaacaacactGAGCTCATACAG GACCTTTACCGGCGCTGCGAAAAAATGAGACCCACACTGTTCAGATTGGCAAGCGATACGGAGGATAACGACGAGGCTTTAG CGGAGATCCTGCAAGCCAACGACAGCTTGACCCACGTCATCAATTTGTACAAGCAGCGGGTGAAAGGGGAGATTGTGAACAGCAACAATGCATTAAATGCACAAAAACAGACAG GAGTGGAGACAGCACTGCTGGATCTGTCTGGCTTGGACACGTCGCCCCAGTCGCCCCCCTCCTTGCCAGAACTCCCGACTCCGACCGACAGCCTCAACGCAACCTCGCAGGAAACTGGCCTCTCCCTACTTGATGATGAGCTCATGTCACTCG GTTTAAGTGAAGGAACACACACTTCCAACCCTCCCTCCCAGCCAGAGGACTCCACAGCCTGGGACTCCTTCCAG TCATCCGACAGTATCGATGCAGACACCCCAGCAGCACCCAGTCTGCTCCTGAGTCCGGAACCTTCTTCCCACTCGCACCCCGTCTCTCCCGCCTCTGCTCCCAAAGGCTCAGTCCTGGACGAGCTCGACTTATTAGGAAAGACGCTGCTGCAGCAATCCCTCCCTCCCGAGGGCCTGCAGGTCAAATG GGACAAACAGCAGGTCAAACCAACTCTGAGAGATCTACAGAGCAAGTCGGGGTCTAATCTCACCCCCAACCCCATCCCGGTCTTCAACTCCGACCGCCCCGCATTGCCCCTCGCCTCTGAGGTCACCGGCGTTGAGAATCCACCTGCTGAGGTCTCCCTCGCCGATGTCTTTGTGCCTCTAGAATCCATTAAACCTA GTAGCCTGCTGCCCGTGACGGTCTTCGACGGGCACAGCCTGCGGGTTCTCCTCCACTTTGCCCGCGATTCGCCGCCGTGTCGCCCCGACGTGCAGGTGGCGATCATCTCCATGCTGTCCTCGGCTCCCCTGCCCGTCACAAACATCAATTTGCACATCTCGGCTCATAAG tcaatggcagtgaaatTGCAGCCGCCATCTGGAACGGATCTGCCGGCGTTCAATCCCATCCTTCCCACTGCTGCTGTTACGCAGATCATGCTCCTGGCCAACCCACACAAA GAGAAAGTTCAACTGCAGTACAAGCTGAGTTTCACTTTGGGCGAGCGGGTGCACAACGAGAGCGGCAGTCTTGAAAACTGGCCCGCCCCGGACACGAGGGGGAATCTATAG
- the LOC127590049 gene encoding probable ATP-dependent RNA helicase DDX17, with the protein MRGSYGDRDRDRGRDRGSPRFGSSRGSSSIKKFGSPGDRLRKKRWDLDELPKFDKNFYNEHPEVQRMDQYDIEEYRRKKEITIRGSGCPKPVTGFHQAKFPQYVMDVLTQQNFKEPTAIQAQGFPLALSGRDMVGIAQTGSGKTLSYLLPAIVHINHQPYLERGDGPICLVLAPTRELAQQVQQVASDYGKSSRIKTTCVYGGAPKGPQIRDLERGVEICIATPGRLIDFLEAGKTNLRRCTYLVLDEADRMLDMGFEPQIRKIVDQIRPDRQTLMWSATWPKEVRQLAEDFLKDYVQINVGALELSANHNILQIVDVCMDSEKDNKLIQLMEEIMAEKENKTIIFVETKKRCDDLTRRMRRDGWPAMCIHGDKSQPERDWVLTEFRSGKAPILIATDVASRGLDVEDVKFVINYDYPNSSEDYIHRIGRTARSNNKGTAYTFFTPGNLRQARDLIRVLEEARQAINPKLLQLVDTGRGGGGGGRPRFRGGSTSNNPNLMYQDECDRRMRSVGGGGSSAKDGRGSSSRDARDGRDSRDARDSRGSSSRDGDRLSSSSSSSSYKDRSSRNGGHSYGSNSSSYQRGSSNSSSSSTSHYDGPRGGSSAVGGEALPVPPPSSGPQPLMGQQFNPLQPAVGLMAHSTFQFPQPAPPPPPPGTI; encoded by the exons ATGAGAGGTTCTTACGGAGACCGAGATCGAGACCGTGGTCGTGACAGGGG aAGCCCTCGTTTCGGGTCCAGCAGAGGCTCATCTTCGATTAAAAAATTCGGCAGTCCTGGCGACCGTTTGCGGAAGAAAAGATGGGATCTGGATGAACTCCCCAAATTCGACAAGAACTTTTACAACGAGCATCCGGAAGTACAACGCATGGATCAG TATGACATCGAGGAGTACAGAAGGAAGAAAGAAATAACCATTCGGGGTTCAGGCTGCCCAAAGCCGGTCACCGGATTCCATCAAGCAAAGTTTCCTC AATATGTAATGGATGTCTTGACGCAGCAAAATTTCAAGGAGCCAACAGCCATTCAGGCCCAAGGATTCCCTTTAGCCCTCAGTGGGAGAGACATGGTGGGAATTGCACAGACTGGCTCAGGGAAGACTCTGTCG TATCTGctgccagccattgtgcacatCAACCATCAGCCCTATCTGGAGCGTGGAGATGGGCCCATT TGCTTGGTTCTGGCGCCCACAAGAGAACTGGCACagcaggtccagcaggtggcgtccGACTATGGGAAATCATCTCGCATTAAAACCACTTGTGTGTATGGGGGTGCTCCCAAAGGACCCCAGATCCGAGATCTGGAGAGAG GGGTTGAAATTTGCATCGCCACTCCAGGTCGTCTGATTGACTTTCTTGAGGCAGGCAAGACCAACCTGCGGCGTTGCACATATTTAGTCCTCGATGAAGCTGACCGCATGCTGGACATGGGATTCGAACCTCAGATTCGCAAAATTGTGGACCAGATCAGG CCCGATAGACAGACGCTGATGTGGAGCGCCACCTGGCCAAAAGAGGTGCGTCAACTGGCTGAAGACTTCCTCAAAGACTACGTGCAGATCAATGTGGGCGCACTGGAGTTGAGCGCGAACCACAACATCCTTCAGATCGTTGATGTGTGCATGGATAGCGAAAAGGACAACAA gtTGATACAGCTGATGGAAGAGATTATGGCTGAGAAAGAGAACAAGACTATCATCTTTGTTGAGACCAAGAAGCGGTGTGATGACCTCACGCGCAGGATGCGGCGTGATGG gtGGCCAGCAATGTGCATTCACGGTGACAAGAGCCAGCCAGAGAGAGACTGGGTGTTGACTG AGTTCCGCAGTGGCAAAGCTCCAATCCTCATCGCTACCGACGTGGCTTCCCGTGGTTTGG ACGTGGAGGATGTGAAGTTTGTCATCAACTACGACTACCCCAATTCCTCGGAAGACTACATCCACCGGATCGGACGCACGGCCCGCAGCAACAACAAAGGCACCGCGTATACTTTCTTTACCCCGGGTAACCTCCGCCAGGCTCGTGATCTGATCCGGGTTCTGGAGGAGGCCAGACAGGCCATCAACCCCAAACTGCTGCAGCTGGTGGACACCGGACGCGGGGGAGGTGGAG GTGGCCGCCCCCGCTTCCGAGGCGGCTCCACTTCCAACAATCCCAACCTGATGTACCAAGACGAGTGTGACCGGCGAATGCGCTCggttggcggcggcggcagtaGTGCCAAAGATGGCCGCGGGAGCAGCAGCCGTGACGCACGTGACGGCCGTGATTCCCGCGACGCTCGTGACAGTCGAGGCTCGAGCAGCCGAGATGGAGACCGcctctcctcctcgtcctcgtcgtcgtcttACAAGGATCGCAGCAGCAGGAATGGAGGTCACAGCTATGGTTCCAACTCCAGCTCATACCAAAGGGGCAGTAGTAACAGCAGCAGTAGTAGTACGAGCCACTACGACGGTCCCAGGGGGGGCTCCTCAGCCGTGGGAGGTGAAGCGCTGCCAGTCCCACCCCCCTCGTCAGGCCCCCAGCCTCTAATGGGCCAACAGTTCAACCCCCTACAGCCCGCAGTCGGCCTGATGGCGCACTCGACCTTCCAGTTTCCTCAGCCTGCGCCACCACCGCCTCCGCCTGGTACGATTTAG
- the LOC127590052 gene encoding casein kinase I, whose protein sequence is MELRVGNKYRLGRKIGSGSFGDIYLGANIATGEEVAIKLECVKTKHPQLHIESKFYKMMQGGVGIPSIKWCGAEGDYNVMVMELLGPSLEDLFNFCSRKFSLKTVLLLADQMISRIEYIHSKNFIHRDVKPDNFLMGLGKKGNLVYIIDFGLAKKYRDARTHQHIPYRENKNLTGTARYASINTHLGIEQSRRDDLESLGYVLMYFNLGSLPWQGLKAATKRQKYERISEKKMSTPIEVLCKGYPSEFSTYLNFCRSLRFDDKPDYSYLRQLFRNLFHRQGFSYDYVFDWNMLKFGATRTTEEGDRERRTGDERDDRIGVAPRGSAARGLPPGPNPGPANRVRNGPEQAISNPASRVQQSGNTSPRAISRAERERKVSMRLHRGAPANVSSSDLTARHDQSRISTSQVSVPFEHMGK, encoded by the exons ATGGAGCTCAGAGTGGGGAACAAATACCGGCTTGGACGAAAGATAGGGAGCGGTTCCTTTGGAGACATTTACCTTG GTGCCAACATTGCCACTGGTGAGGAGGTAGCCATCAAACTTGAATGTGTAAAGACCAAACACCCGCAGTTGCACATTGAGAGCAAGTTCTACAAAATGATGCAAGGAGGAG TGGGTATTCCGTCGATCAAGTGGTGCGGTGCCGAGGGAGACTATAACGTAATGGTGATGGAGCTCCTCGGACCCAGTCTTGAGGATCTTTTCAACTTTTGTTCCCGAAAGTTCAGCCTGAAGACGGTCCTACTTTTGGCAGACCAAATG ATAAGCCGTATTGAGTACATCCACTCCAAGAATTTCATTCACCGTGATGTAAAACCAGACAACTTCTTAATGGGGCTTGGCAAGAAGGGCAATCTTGTGTACATCATTGACTTCGGCCTGGCCAAAAAGTACCGTGACGCCCGCACGCACCAGCACATCCCCTACAGGGAGAACAAGAACCTGACAGGCACGGCGCGCTATGCTTCAATCAACACACATCTTGGAATTG aacaaTCCAGACGCGATGACTTGGAGTCCCTCGGCTACGTCCTCATGTATTTCAACCTGGGGTCCTTACCCTGGCAAGGACTCAAGGCGGCGACCAAGAGACAGAAGTATGAACGAATCAGTGAGAAGAAAATGTCGACGCCGATTGAGGTTCTTTGCAAAGGGTACCCTT CGGAGTTCTCCACATACCTAAATTTTTGCCGATCACTGCGATTTGATGACAAGCCAGATTACTCCTACTTGCGACAGCTCTTCAGAAATCTCTTCCACCGGCAGGGCTTTTCCTATGATTATGTTTTCGACTGGAACATGCTGAAGTTT GGAGCCACGCGGACGACCGAAGAGGGAGACCGGGAAAGGAGGACTGGCGATGAGAGGGACGATCGGATCGGCGTTGCTCCCAGGGGTTCCGCGGCACGAGGTCTCCCGCCAGGTCCCAACCCTGGACCTGCCAACAGAGTCAGAAACGGACCAGAACAGGCCATCTCTAACCCTGCTTCACGGGTCCAACAGTCTG GAAACACATCGCCTCGCGCCATTTCACGTGCAGAGAGGGAAAGGAAGGTGAGCATGCGGCTCCACCGCGGGGCTCCAGCTAACGTGTCGTCCTCCGACCTTACGGCCCGTCACGACCAATCCAGGATTTCCACATCACAG GTGAGCGTGCCATTCGAGCACATGGGCAAATGA